In Thermodesulfobacteriota bacterium, the DNA window GGCTTTACAGTGGTTATGGGCACCAACGCGACCATGCTCGACGGGCCGACGGTCGACAGGATGCTCGAAAGCGGCGTTAAGGGCGTCGGCGTAAGCCTCGATTCCGTGGGGCCCGTCTATCACGACAAGCTCCGGGGGCTCGACGGCGCATGGGAGCAGACGATGCGCGGGATAGACATCCTGAGAGAGAAAGAAATGGACTTTCAGGTGCAGCTTACCTTAACCAGGGACAACCACCGGGAGGTGCCGAAGGTTATAG includes these proteins:
- a CDS encoding radical SAM protein produces the protein MTDFTPFLISWNITKRCNLRCAHCYLDSAEMEGANDLTTGTALKFIDEMASANPHAMLILTGGEPLLRPDWPELVRYASKKGFTVVMGTNATMLDGPTVDRMLESGVKGVGVSLDSVGPVYHDKLRGLDGAWEQTMRGIDILREKEMDFQVQLTLTRDNHREVPKVI